The sequence TTTGGCCCGGCAGGATAAGATCGGCGTTAGCGAAGAATCCCGGCCGCAGCGCTCCATCGGTGTTCGCGACAATGGCCTCGACCGTGAGTGAACGCGTGTGACTTTCGAGCGACGGCCCGACGTATCGAACCTCCGCGCTGAAAGTCTTGTCGGGGAAGGTCTCTACGGTGAACGTGACCTTCTGCCCTTGCGATACCTCGGCCGCATATTGCTGGGGAACCGTAAGCACCAGTCGGAGAGGATCCAGCGCAACCAGCGAAACGACCTTGGCCCCGGCGCCCATGGGGTTCGTCGACACCCGCTCTCCGTTCGACACGTATTTCTCCGCAACCCATCCGTCGAACGGGGCGGTGATGACTGTATCTGCCACAATCTTCTCGACGGTTTTCGTTTTCGCGAGCACGGTCTGCAGGCTTTGGTACATCTGCCGCGTACCCTGGAGGGCCTGCTGGTATTGCTGCTCAGCCGTGTCGAATTGGGTCTTCGCCTGGTCTAAGACGTTCTGCGCGATGGCACCTTTTGCCAATAGGGCTGTGTAGCGATCAAGCGTCGTCTTGGCCAGATCCATGGCGGCCCTCGCGGCGCGCACATTGGGGTGCTGCTCGGGGTCGAAGGGTTTCGTCGTATCATCCCATCCCAGCGCCGCTCGCAATTCCGCTGCGGCCGCGTGCGCTTCGTTCAAGGCATTCTGTGCGTCCGTGGGGTCTACCACCACGAGTACGTCACCCTTTCGGACGAGACTCCCCCGCTCTACCTTCACCTCTTGCACAATGCCGTTGGCTGTGCTTGCGACTTCCGATTTCTGATCGGCGACAAGGCTTCCGGTAAGCCGCAGGAAGTTGTCTTCAAGCACGACTTCAGGCTGTACCGTGGCAATATTTTCCAGCTTGGTGTCCGCTTGCGCCGAAGTGGAATCATTCTCGTCCGCGTAGCCCAATGGCACAACGGTCTTCGCTTTTGCCTGGGCTTGGAGCATCGGCCTGAAAGCGGCATATCCTGCGGCGCAGGCCGACAGGATTAGGATTGCCACAACGTACTTCTTACCGCTCATTGCCATCCCTTCCGGCGCTTAAGCCGCGTCCATCCACAATGCCGGCCGCTTCGGCTGCGGGCAGAGTACTGTCCAAGTCCGAGAGCGGTGCGTTCATATGTCCTTCAAGCGTTGCCTGCTGCCTCTCGACGAGGTC comes from Candidatus Hydrogenedentota bacterium and encodes:
- a CDS encoding efflux RND transporter periplasmic adaptor subunit codes for the protein MSGKKYVVAILILSACAAGYAAFRPMLQAQAKAKTVVPLGYADENDSTSAQADTKLENIATVQPEVVLEDNFLRLTGSLVADQKSEVASTANGIVQEVKVERGSLVRKGDVLVVVDPTDAQNALNEAHAAAAELRAALGWDDTTKPFDPEQHPNVRAARAAMDLAKTTLDRYTALLAKGAIAQNVLDQAKTQFDTAEQQYQQALQGTRQMYQSLQTVLAKTKTVEKIVADTVITAPFDGWVAEKYVSNGERVSTNPMGAGAKVVSLVALDPLRLVLTVPQQYAAEVSQGQKVTFTVETFPDKTFSAEVRYVGPSLESHTRSLTVEAIVANTDGALRPGFFANADLILPGQTERLTIPASAVVRSGDVSRVYVVDKGTAVERVIDVESTQGDRVVVKSGISANDAVVITPEEKTNADEAQS